Within Flavobacterium pisciphilum, the genomic segment CAGTAACCAAATTGAATAAATACAATGATGGTTCTCATGAATTCATCTTGCGTTACCAATTTCATAAAGACCCAAGAAAAATTAAATCTCCGAGATTCTTTTAAAAATTCGACTTATGAAAAAATACTATATACTTAGTCTGCTATTCAGCTTCGTATCTGTTTTAGCGCAAACAAATTTAAAAAAAGCAGATGCTTTATTTAGAAACTATTCTTATGTAGATGCTGCAAAAGCATACGAGGAATGTTTAGAAAAAATAAAAAAGCCATCGGTTCAAACTTTAAAAAATGCAGCTGACTCTTATTATTTTATTTCAGATAATCGAAATGCTTTAAAATGGTATCAAAAGCTGTATGAAATACAAGGAGATAATTTGCCTGATATTTATTATCTAAGGTACATTCAGTCCATGAAAGGAGTAATGGATTATGGTAATGCAGATAAAATTACCAAAGAATATTTAAATAAAAAAGGAGACCAAAAGGAAGTCGATAGATACATTTTTCAAAAGAAACTATTAGATAGTTTATCAAAAGCTAAATCGCTTTATACTATACAAAATATTGCTATTAATAGCAATAAATCTGATTTTGGAGCAGCTTTTTATAAAGACAAGATAGTATTTACATCAGCAAGAGATACAACCAATTTTGATAAAAAATTATACAATTGGAACAAACAGCCATTTTTAAGTTTATATGTTGCAGAAAGAAGTGCTGTTGATGGTAATTTGTTTGATGAAATAATTTTTGTGCCTAATATAATGACTAAATACCATGAGGCTACAGTAACATTTAGTTCGGATTGGCAAACAATGTATTATACAACAAATATTCTTAAGAAGAACAAATTGGTGGTAGATGAATCTAAAACTAATAATTTTCAAATTATAAAAGGAACGATAGAGGATAATAAATTGGTTAAAACTGAAACAGTATTTTTTGATAGCGATAAATATTCAGTAGGACATCCATACCTAAGTGATGATGGTAAATTACTGTTTTTTGCATCAGATATGCCAGGAGGATATGGAGAAACTGATTTGTATGTGGTACAAATTGCCAGTGATGGTACGATGAGTTCACCACAAAATTTAGGGCCAACAATTAATACAATTGGTAATGAAGTATTTCCTTTTTATAGAAAAGGGATGCTTTATTTTTC encodes:
- a CDS encoding OmpA family protein, which codes for MKKYYILSLLFSFVSVLAQTNLKKADALFRNYSYVDAAKAYEECLEKIKKPSVQTLKNAADSYYFISDNRNALKWYQKLYEIQGDNLPDIYYLRYIQSMKGVMDYGNADKITKEYLNKKGDQKEVDRYIFQKKLLDSLSKAKSLYTIQNIAINSNKSDFGAAFYKDKIVFTSARDTTNFDKKLYNWNKQPFLSLYVAERSAVDGNLFDEIIFVPNIMTKYHEATVTFSSDWQTMYYTTNILKKNKLVVDESKTNNFQIIKGTIEDNKLVKTETVFFDSDKYSVGHPYLSDDGKLLFFASDMPGGYGETDLYVVQIASDGTMSSPQNLGPTINTIGNEVFPFYRKGMLYFSSDGHYGLGDLDIYESKLSEGFKFSVPRNLGAPINSNKDDFSYIIDSKENYGYISSNRAQGKGDDDIYYFIKGRPICNQLVSGKAINTKTKAGISDTFIIAYDVYDAVITETKTDADGNYKLEVPCSKRVKITANKPNYSGDEKYVETTKDNNGEIKDVNFYLSNYDDLVVKKDGVEKVDINPIFFDYDKFNINPQAAIELDKVVFVMQKFPKIKIKIESHTDSRGKDAYNLKLSDERAKSTQDYILSKGIDASRIVSAIGYGEKRLVNKCSNGVKCTEKEHFANRRSDFIVTEK